The Lysobacter oculi genomic sequence TACCGCGTGCTCGGCAAGAGCCACGACGAGCAGCTCAAGATCACCAACGCGCTGATCGCGCGCGAGCACGCGGCGGGCGCGCAGTAAGCGACGTGGCGTCGAGGCGCCTCCGGCTGTTGTCGGCCAATATCCAGGCCGGCTCCAGCACCCGCCGCTACAGCGACTACGCGACCCGCAGCTGGTCGCACGTCACGCCGCTGGGCGGCAAGCGCGGCGCACTCGACGCCATCGCCGACCTCGCCAGCCGGCACGACATCGTCGGCCTGCAGGAGGCCGACCCCGGCAGCTTCCGCTCCGGCTTCACCAACCAGACCCATTACGTCGCCAACCGCGCCGGTTTCGCGTTCTGGACGCACCAGCCCAACCGCAGCGTCGGCGGGGTGGCGTCCAGCGCCAACGGCCTGCTCAGCCAGATGGAGCCGGTCGAGGTCTTCGACCACCCGCTGCCCGGCCGGGTGAAGGGCCGCGGCGTGCTGGTCGGGCGCTTCGGGCAGGGCGATGGCGGCCTGCTGGTCGCGGTCGCGCATCTGTCGCTGGGTGCGCAATCGCGGCTGGCGCAGCTCGCCTTCATCGCCGAGGTGCTGTCGGATGCACCGAACGCGGTGCTGATGGGCGACTTCAACTGCCTGGCGACGCAGCCGGAAATGGAAGTGCTGTATCGCCACACCCGGCTTCAGCCTCCGGACTGCGACGTCCACACTTTCCCTTCGTGGCGTCCGC encodes the following:
- a CDS encoding endonuclease/exonuclease/phosphatase family protein, producing MASRRLRLLSANIQAGSSTRRYSDYATRSWSHVTPLGGKRGALDAIADLASRHDIVGLQEADPGSFRSGFTNQTHYVANRAGFAFWTHQPNRSVGGVASSANGLLSQMEPVEVFDHPLPGRVKGRGVLVGRFGQGDGGLLVAVAHLSLGAQSRLAQLAFIAEVLSDAPNAVLMGDFNCLATQPEMEVLYRHTRLQPPDCDVHTFPSWRPQRAIDHVLTTDSIGCSTRAAVPAAASDHLALSVELDIPEDALRR